A genomic region of Cotesia glomerata isolate CgM1 linkage group LG9, MPM_Cglom_v2.3, whole genome shotgun sequence contains the following coding sequences:
- the LOC123271251 gene encoding methyl farnesoate epoxidase-like isoform X2, which translates to MIVVSGREAVMEMLGRSEFDGRPNGFIFTHRTMGEKRGILFTDGKVWADQRRFSLINLKSFGWAGQTMEELILEDAENLGKIIEKVSQEHGGIVQNLKELTALAVLNSLWSLFGGSRYDIGKCEPKLLETLRMLNDSVKESNVSGGLLNYLPFLRLLAPKLSGYEAIHDRLLRMWAFFAEEVKSHKKTRKEGINRDLIDAYLEEIETRRKNPDSTFNEMQLIALLKDFFAAGVDTTNNSIGFTIGYLTLVPEVQDKVQEELDRVIGKDNLPSLSSRNSLPYLNATLAEVLRLANIGPTTIPHRATKDTLLNGYVIKKNYTILANLMSVHQDVDHWGDPEVFRPERFIDASGQFIPDAWVIPFGSGRRKCIGETLAKNSHFLFIAYLLQKFKFALAPGQSRPSMTGMDGFALAPPIFKILITKR; encoded by the exons ATGATTGTCGTTTCTGGCCGCGAAGCTGTCATGGAAATGCTGGGAAGGTCGGAATTTGATGGACGGCCTAATGGGTTTATTTTTACTCACCGAACTATGGGAGAAAAACGCGGAATTTTGTTTACTGACGGCAAAGTTTGGGCTGACCAGAGAAG GTTTTCGTTGatcaatttgaaaagttttggATGGGCAGGACAAACTATGGAAGAACTTATTCTTGAAGATGCTGAAAATTTAGGAAAGATAATAGAAAAAGTATCTCAAGAACACGGAggaattgttcaaaatttaaaagaactCACTGCGCTGGCTGTTCTTAATAGTCTTTGGTCATTGTTTGGTGGTTCAag GTATGATATTGGAAAGTGCGAGCCAAAATTACTGGAAACTCTGAGGATGTTGAACGATTCTGTAAAAGAGTCGAATGTTTCGGGAGGACTGTTGAACTATTTGCCGTTTTTAAGACTTCTGGCTCCAAAATTGTCGGGTTATGAAGCTATTCATGATCGATTGTTACGAATGTGGGCGTTTTTTGCa GAAGAAGTTAAGTCGCATAAAAAAACGAGGAAGGAAGGCATTAATCGGGATTTAATAGACGCGTATCTAGAAGAAATAGAAACACGCAGAAAGAATCCAGATTCAACTTTCAACG AAATGCAGTTGATCGCCTTATTGAAAGATTTTTTTGCCGCTGGAGTCGATACTACCAATAACAGCATTGGCTTTACTATCGGGTACTTGACATTAGTTCCAGAAGTTCAAGATAAAGTACAAGAAGAACTCGATAGAGTAATCGGTAAAGATAATTTACCTTCATTGAGCTCCCGAAATtc GTTGCCATATTTAAATGCGACACTTGCAGAAGTTTTGAGACTTGCTAATATTGGCCCGACGACGATTCCTCACCGAGCGACGAAAGACACACTATTAAATGGgtatgttattaaaaaaaattatacgatTCTCGCGAACTTGATGAGTGTTCACCAGGACGTTGATCATTGGGGCGATCCGGAAGTATTTCGGCCAGAAAGATTTATTGATGCTAGTGGGCAATTTATTCCTGATGCATGGGTCATACCTTTTGGATCag GAAGAAGAAAATGTATCGGAGAAACGTTGGCTAAGAACAGCCATTTTCTTTTCATCGCATACTTACttcagaaatttaaatttgcactAGCTCCGGGACAATCTCGACCTTCGATGACTGGAATGGATGGATTTGCTCTTGCACcaccgatttttaaaattttaataactaaacGATAA
- the LOC123271251 gene encoding methyl farnesoate epoxidase-like isoform X1, whose protein sequence is MWLILLTIVIITVIITWKILVDWSRPSLFPPGPPGLPFLNNIYDLKLLVRRTGSHSKAWCELAKEYGAVVGLRLGLADPMIVVSGREAVMEMLGRSEFDGRPNGFIFTHRTMGEKRGILFTDGKVWADQRRFSLINLKSFGWAGQTMEELILEDAENLGKIIEKVSQEHGGIVQNLKELTALAVLNSLWSLFGGSRYDIGKCEPKLLETLRMLNDSVKESNVSGGLLNYLPFLRLLAPKLSGYEAIHDRLLRMWAFFAEEVKSHKKTRKEGINRDLIDAYLEEIETRRKNPDSTFNEMQLIALLKDFFAAGVDTTNNSIGFTIGYLTLVPEVQDKVQEELDRVIGKDNLPSLSSRNSLPYLNATLAEVLRLANIGPTTIPHRATKDTLLNGYVIKKNYTILANLMSVHQDVDHWGDPEVFRPERFIDASGQFIPDAWVIPFGSGRRKCIGETLAKNSHFLFIAYLLQKFKFALAPGQSRPSMTGMDGFALAPPIFKILITKR, encoded by the exons atgtgGTTAATACTCTTAACAATAGTAATCATCACAGTGATAATAACCTGGAAAATTTTGGTGGACTGGTCGCGCCCTTCATTATTTCCTCcag GACCCCCAGGATTGCCGTTTCTAAACAACATCTACGACTTGAAGCTGCTGGTCAGAAGAACAGGTTCTCATAGTAAAGCATGGTGCGAGTTGGCCAAAGAATACGGCGCTGTCGTCGGTCTGAGACTGGGTCTAGCTGATCCGATGATTGTCGTTTCTGGCCGCGAAGCTGTCATGGAAATGCTGGGAAGGTCGGAATTTGATGGACGGCCTAATGGGTTTATTTTTACTCACCGAACTATGGGAGAAAAACGCGGAATTTTGTTTACTGACGGCAAAGTTTGGGCTGACCAGAGAAG GTTTTCGTTGatcaatttgaaaagttttggATGGGCAGGACAAACTATGGAAGAACTTATTCTTGAAGATGCTGAAAATTTAGGAAAGATAATAGAAAAAGTATCTCAAGAACACGGAggaattgttcaaaatttaaaagaactCACTGCGCTGGCTGTTCTTAATAGTCTTTGGTCATTGTTTGGTGGTTCAag GTATGATATTGGAAAGTGCGAGCCAAAATTACTGGAAACTCTGAGGATGTTGAACGATTCTGTAAAAGAGTCGAATGTTTCGGGAGGACTGTTGAACTATTTGCCGTTTTTAAGACTTCTGGCTCCAAAATTGTCGGGTTATGAAGCTATTCATGATCGATTGTTACGAATGTGGGCGTTTTTTGCa GAAGAAGTTAAGTCGCATAAAAAAACGAGGAAGGAAGGCATTAATCGGGATTTAATAGACGCGTATCTAGAAGAAATAGAAACACGCAGAAAGAATCCAGATTCAACTTTCAACG AAATGCAGTTGATCGCCTTATTGAAAGATTTTTTTGCCGCTGGAGTCGATACTACCAATAACAGCATTGGCTTTACTATCGGGTACTTGACATTAGTTCCAGAAGTTCAAGATAAAGTACAAGAAGAACTCGATAGAGTAATCGGTAAAGATAATTTACCTTCATTGAGCTCCCGAAATtc GTTGCCATATTTAAATGCGACACTTGCAGAAGTTTTGAGACTTGCTAATATTGGCCCGACGACGATTCCTCACCGAGCGACGAAAGACACACTATTAAATGGgtatgttattaaaaaaaattatacgatTCTCGCGAACTTGATGAGTGTTCACCAGGACGTTGATCATTGGGGCGATCCGGAAGTATTTCGGCCAGAAAGATTTATTGATGCTAGTGGGCAATTTATTCCTGATGCATGGGTCATACCTTTTGGATCag GAAGAAGAAAATGTATCGGAGAAACGTTGGCTAAGAACAGCCATTTTCTTTTCATCGCATACTTACttcagaaatttaaatttgcactAGCTCCGGGACAATCTCGACCTTCGATGACTGGAATGGATGGATTTGCTCTTGCACcaccgatttttaaaattttaataactaaacGATAA
- the LOC123272258 gene encoding mucin-2-like, translated as MGSEMSPTPVRVSIRLTSLKTPPPVSSPGLGPPLATPRPPSPVPGPSWRPDTPVQPITEIGGSGNIPGHVPDVSKGAIPRRPPATYVKTRVFTRSQPPATKPRRSSVLPVTAPARTTPAATAESTPMEVEKAAALPTKSQHAANTQVASTSTFKLPECPPHLTPAFAAYKEALERAAKTGVQETGIPRAEEIPEPVPTNVPVRRRTKKKKKRKKGELRGPNWAAMEYFGGSAPPVSEDSGIGDGEDSDDDVLELDYDGDL; from the coding sequence ATGGGGTCGGAGATGTCTCCTACGCCAGTCCGGGTCTCCATTCGACTCACGTCGTTGAAGACACCACCACCTGTGTCTTCTCCAGGTCTCGGTCCACCTCTAGCTACGCCAAGACCACCTTCACCAGTGCCAGGACCTTCGTGGAGGCCAGACACACCGGTGCAACCTATAACAGAGATCGGAGGTAGTGGTAATATACCCGGGCACGTCCCTGACGTGTCCAAGGGGGCCATACCTCGTCGACCACCGGCAACGTACGTGAAGACCAGGGTCTTCACGAGATCTCAACCACCAGCAACGAAGCCCAGGAGAAGCTCTGTCCTTCCTGTAACCGCTCCAGCCCGCACAACACCTGCGGCAACGGCCGAGTCCACGCCTATGGAGGTGGAGAAGGCTGCAGCGCTCCCCACTAAGAGCCAACATGCTGCTAACACTCAGGTAGCCTCAACATCCACGTTTAAGCTTCCTGAGTGTCCACCTCATTTGACACCAGCCTTCGCCGCCTACAAGGAGGCACTGGAGCGGGCTGCCAAGACGGGAGTACAGGAGACTGGCATCCCTCGTGCTGAGGAGATACCAGAGCCAGTTCCAACCAATGTTCCCGTCCGCCGGAGgacgaagaagaagaagaagaggaaGAAGGGGGAACTGAGAGGGCCTAATTGGGCGGCAATGGAGTACTTCGGGGGCAGTGCACCGCCTGTCTCCGAAGACTCTGGTATCGGTGACGGAGAGGACAGCGACGACGACGTCCTGGAATTGGACTACGATGGAGACTTGTAG
- the LOC123271244 gene encoding uncharacterized protein LOC123271244 gives MSPKYLYLIIATIGCISAVPYDQRSAFWQRRTDPDDIPGVIPIDFSDSFNNAAANGDTRRKHLTDEDYFTVTPADANRRRHFQDLNVKNGANHHITVENNLPSLYNEGVQLENEEYYKNVDNRHLPKFHESSVNNEADNIIAGHKIVNNHLPNFEGPNLENEAGHENIDIQSPSLLEKGLEIENGGVGTEKPENNENDANDQLLSFHGLSSEGKSDYQHIGDAIVTPYQASEPKTSSDLVKNTLLKTEEKDDAIPQSIVKENESSDSKNIDLASEHQSSEIQKNLTPSKLNFESFFKLDHQNDSNSPEKSHLDHKTNEEEEKTATCPNAKNKNHIIKIFAKNISSLPFEDDLKGRFDPDSSKSTKVYVGEDVTVCWTEITTIKENSLLASPNRQVIREYAISFENSATIPDEYIECSKMEGEISDDSRICDSKFPSTIDQDTRKSRLINTTTRSREGDLDVTQIKVIKCGVGSLVTREVFKIGKNESKRIEIKVSPLTKKPEGCEESKETPKLLLKKCSEEVCNVKHYDDIEDDKASSIGASSTTLSSTLRLEESSKTEIPDSTTILDSTETIKTSLAENYEASSSTKLSILLEPTEPVTKSLEVSPETLESDDQKEDLQTTSPDYSYPDYSETGSGDCSEETVTDGGIPVEPNDDHARIDKADIDVVKVPLVIHVTEPNIVDVERRSHELRTTSETRKSTLPINSSIIDEKGEKHQLALKIKVSLEQIDSENPHKIADIERNLTLEEPLSDHGNNSLIQQLDALNRSGDSLEAIKEILNCSLLDRFSKDITSTEKTTYRKESEQDFNKLIDDVSEAIGQHKEGRRARNKRSINEGIEKLGSWSNERFMKLESGKQLHRTTELTLFKNFND, from the exons ATGTCacctaaatatttatacttaattaTTGCG actATTGGCTGCATTAGCGCCGTTCCATACGACCAACGGTCTGCTTTTTGgcag cgtcGCACTGATCCTGATGATATTCCTGGAGTGATTCCTATAGATTTTTCAGATAGTTTTAATAACGCGGCCGCAAATGGTGATACTCGAAGGAAACATTTGACTGATGAGGATTATTTCACGGTAACCCCAGCTGATGCAAATCGAAGACGTCATTTTCAGGATTTGAACGTTAAAAATGGAGCAAATCACCATATAACTGTTGAAAATAATCTTCCTAGTCTCTACAATGAAGGAGTACAGTTAGAAAATGaagaatattataaaaatgttgataatCGGCACTTGCCAAAATTTCATGAATCAAGTGTAAACAATGAAGCAGATAATATAATAGCAGGTCATAAAATTGTTAACAACCATTTGCCTAATTTTGAAGGACCAAATTTAGAGAATGAAGCAGGGcatgaaaatattgatattcagTCTCCAAGCTTACTGGAGAAAGGATTAGAAATCGAAAATGGAGGTGTTGGTACAGAAAAGcctgaaaataatgaaaatgatgCAAACGATCAATTGCTAAGTTTTCATGGGCTGAGTTCGGAAGGTAAGAGTGATTATCAACACATTGGTGATGCTATAGTAACGCCTTATCAAGCTTCGGAGCCTAAAACTTCATCTGATCTGGTGAAAAACACACTTTTGAAAACCGAAGAGAAAGATGATGCAATTCCTCAAAGCATTGTTAAGGAGAACGAATCTAGTGACAGTAAAAACATTGATCTAGCTTCAGAACATCAATCTTCagaaattcagaaaaatttgACGCCTTCGAAACTCaattttgaaagttttttcAAACTTGATCATCAAAATGATTCAAATTCACCCGAGAAAAGCCATTTGGATCATAAAACgaatgaagaagaagaaaaaacagCAACTTGCCCAaatgcaaaaaacaaaaatcacaTTATCAAGATTTTTGCCAAAAATATTTCGTCGCTTCCTTTTGAAGATGATTTGAAAGGTAGGTTTGATCCGGATTCGAGTAAATCAACCAAAGTTTATGTAGGCGAAGACGTGACTGTTTGTTGGACGGAGATAACGACAATAAAAGAAAACAGCTTATTAGCATCACCAAATCGGCAGGTAATTCGTGAATACGCGATTTCGTTTGAGAACTCAGCGACTATTCCTGATGAATACATAGAGTGCTCTAAAATGGAAGGAGAAATTTCAGATGACAGCCGTATCTGCGACTCTAAATTCCCTTCGACTATCGATCAAGACACCAGAAAAAGCAGATTAATAAACACGACCACTAGAAGCCGTGAAGGGGATCTTGATGTTACGCAGATTAAGGTGATTAAATGTGGTGTAGGCTCGCTCGTGACTAGAGAAGTCTTCAAAATAGGAAAGAATGAAAGCAAGagaattgaaattaaagtcAGTCCTCTGACTAAGAAACCTGAAGGTTGTGAGGAAAGCAAAGAAACGCCAAAATTACTTTTGAAGAAGTGTTCTGAAGAAGTCTGCAATGTAAAGCATTACGATGATATCGAAGATGATAAAGCGTCTTCTATTGGTGCGTCTTCAACAACTCTTTCCAGCACTCTAAGGCTTGAAGAATCATCGAAAACTGAAATTCCAGATTCGACGACAATTTTAGACTCTACCGAAACAATCAAGACTTCATTAGCTGAAAATTATGAAGCTAGCAGTTCAACGaaactttctattttattggAACCTACGGAACCTGTAACCAAATCTTTAGAGGTCTCTCCAGAGACGTTAGAGAGCGATGATCAAAAAGAAGACTTACAAACGACTTCTCCTGATTATTCGTACCCAGATTACTCAGAAACCGGCTCTGGAGACTGTTCCGAAGAGACCGTAACTGACGGAGGGATCCCTGTAGAACCAAACGACGACCATGCTCGGATCGACAAAGCAGACATTGATGTCGTCAAGGTCCCACTGGTAATACACGTCACTGAGCCGAATATTGTTGACGTGGAGCGAAGATCGCATGAACTGAGAACCACATCTGAAACCCGGAAGAGCACGTTGCCCATTAACTCTTCTATAATCGACGAAAAAGGCGAGAAGCACCAACTCGCCTTGAAGATAAAAGTTTCTCTTGAACAGATCGACAGTGAAAATCCCCACAAGATCGCAGATATTGAAAGGAACCTTACCTTAGAAGAACCTCTTTCTGATCATGGGAACAACAGTCTTATACAGCAGCTAGACGCGCTGAACAGATCCGGCGACAGTTTGGAAGCGATCAAAGAAATCTTGAATTGTTCTCTACTGGACAGGTTTTCCAAGGACATCACTAGCACGGAGAAGACGACCTATCGCAAGGAATCAGAGCAGGACTTTAATAAGTTAATCGATGATGTTTCCGAGGCAATTGGTCAGCACAAGGAAGGACGCAGAGCTAGAAACAAGCGGTCGATTAACGAAGGGATTGAAAAATTGGGGAGCTGGTCTAATGAAAGGTTCATGAAATTGGAGTCGGGTAAGCAGCTTCATAGAACAACTGAACTTACtctttttaagaattttaatgattaa
- the LOC123271263 gene encoding cell wall integrity and stress response component 4-like — MIRLFLYAGFGLLILGFCEIGYSQDVTDPSSSNPTELPSASGTSTELSSTSGTSTELSSASGSSTTNPSTSGSSTTNPSTLGSSTSNPSSNFPDLPSTSESSTTSKTSTISSSSTTIFPVSSTTISPCQGLYGTTANTTDPTCQAYMICIPLESGYKIYRMKCPNKLVFRPSTRTCVTTAMYPCTQTGLL, encoded by the coding sequence ATGATTAGATTATTCTTGTACGCTGGTTTTGGTTTGCTGATACTCGGTTTTTGTGAAATTGGTTACTCTCAAGATGTAACAGATCCGTCATCTTCAAATCCTACTGAACTTCCTTCAGCATCAGGAACTTCTACTGAACTTTCATCAACATCAGGAACTTCTACTGAACTTTCTTCAGCATCAGGAAGCTCTACAACGAATCCTTCAACATCAGGAAGTTCTACAACGAATCCTTCAACATTAGGAAGTTCTACATCGAATCCTTCATCAAATTTTCCTGATCTTCCTTCAACATCAGAAAGTTCGAcaacttcaaaaacttcaACGATTTCTTCTAGTTCAACGACAATTTTTCCTGTTTCATCAACAACAATAAGTCCTTGTCAAGGCCTGTATGGCACAACAGCCAACACAACTGACCCAACATGTCAGGCGTACATGATCTGCATACCACTAGAATCCGGTTACAAAATCTACAGAATGAAATGTCCCAACAAACTTGTCTTCAGGCCATCCACGCGTACATGTGTCACAACTGCAATGTATCCTTGCACCCAAACAGGATTGTTATGA